From Terriglobales bacterium, one genomic window encodes:
- a CDS encoding antibiotic biosynthesis monooxygenase produces the protein MLQIIWEYRVHREQAAAFEKYYGPDGDWAHFFRQGAGYLGTILLRDREHVDHYATIDQWDSAEDFHRFKEKFAAGYQQHDAHCNQFTIDERLVGYFDTP, from the coding sequence ATGCTGCAGATCATCTGGGAATACCGCGTGCACCGCGAGCAGGCCGCCGCCTTCGAGAAATACTATGGCCCCGACGGCGACTGGGCCCATTTCTTCCGCCAGGGCGCCGGATACCTCGGAACCATCCTGCTGCGCGACCGCGAGCACGTCGACCACTACGCCACCATCGACCAGTGGGACTCCGCCGAGGACTTCCACCGCTTCAAGGAAAAGTTCGCCGCGGGCTACCAGCAGCACGACGCCCACTGCAACCAGTTCACCATCGACGAGCGCCTGGTCGGGTACTTCGATACGCCATGA
- a CDS encoding amidohydrolase family protein gives MKSLFVLLLLAASAAPQNLSPAVQQYVADDRREIGITHVRIIDGTGALAKEDQTILIVNGRILRIFGPNEKLSPSKDEMPIIEKGRPWKMKVEKLIDGTGMTLLPGLVLLHEHMFYPAGGGVFHEMPYSFPRLYLAAGVTSLRTGGSIEPYTDLELKKLIDSGKSVGPKMHVTGPYLEGAGAFTPQMHAIATPEDARATVAFWADQGATSFKAYNVITRANLKAAIDEAHRRGLKVTGHLCSIGFREAAELGIDDLEHGLIVDTEFFPGKKPDECPSSSKAYVHLATMDVNGPEIQQTIRTLVEKKVAVTSTLPVFEMFVPNRSNPAPQRVLDAMSDTAKTMFLSSRAGLDDPVRNQQRYGKPEAPWGRLFQMEMQFERAFAKAGGLLVAGTDPTGNGGALAGFGSQREVELLVEAGFTPLEAIQICTQNGARYLGIEKEVGTIEVGKAADLILVKGSPDKNIADIENVQMVFKDGVGYDPQKLVDSVRGLVGIR, from the coding sequence ATGAAGAGCCTGTTCGTTCTGCTGCTCCTCGCCGCCTCCGCCGCGCCACAGAACCTCTCGCCCGCCGTGCAGCAGTACGTCGCTGACGACCGCCGCGAGATCGGCATCACCCACGTCCGCATCATCGATGGCACCGGCGCCCTCGCCAAGGAAGACCAGACCATCCTGATCGTGAATGGCCGGATCCTGCGGATCTTTGGCCCGAATGAGAAGCTCAGCCCCTCCAAAGACGAAATGCCCATTATCGAGAAGGGTCGGCCGTGGAAGATGAAGGTCGAGAAGCTCATCGACGGCACCGGCATGACGCTGCTCCCCGGCCTCGTCCTGCTGCACGAGCATATGTTCTATCCCGCCGGCGGCGGCGTCTTCCACGAGATGCCCTACAGCTTCCCGCGGCTCTATCTCGCTGCCGGCGTGACCTCGCTGCGCACCGGCGGCTCCATCGAGCCCTACACCGACCTCGAACTCAAGAAGCTCATCGACTCCGGCAAGTCGGTGGGCCCGAAGATGCACGTCACCGGTCCCTACCTCGAAGGCGCGGGCGCCTTCACACCGCAGATGCATGCCATCGCCACGCCCGAAGACGCGCGCGCGACCGTTGCCTTCTGGGCCGACCAGGGCGCGACCTCCTTCAAGGCCTACAACGTCATCACGCGCGCCAACCTGAAGGCCGCCATCGACGAGGCCCACCGCCGCGGCCTCAAGGTCACCGGCCACCTCTGTTCCATCGGCTTCCGCGAAGCCGCCGAGCTCGGCATCGACGACCTCGAGCACGGCCTCATCGTCGATACCGAGTTTTTCCCCGGGAAGAAGCCCGACGAGTGTCCCAGCTCGAGCAAGGCCTACGTCCACCTGGCGACCATGGACGTCAACGGCCCCGAGATCCAGCAGACCATCCGCACGCTGGTCGAGAAGAAGGTCGCCGTCACCTCCACCCTGCCGGTGTTCGAGATGTTCGTGCCCAACCGCTCGAACCCCGCGCCGCAGCGCGTGCTCGACGCCATGAGCGACACCGCCAAGACCATGTTCCTCTCCTCGCGCGCGGGGCTCGACGACCCGGTTCGCAACCAGCAGCGCTACGGCAAGCCCGAAGCGCCCTGGGGACGCCTCTTCCAGATGGAAATGCAGTTCGAGCGCGCGTTCGCCAAGGCCGGCGGCCTGCTCGTCGCCGGCACCGACCCCACCGGCAACGGCGGCGCACTCGCCGGTTTCGGCTCGCAACGCGAGGTCGAGCTGCTGGTCGAAGCGGGCTTCACGCCGCTCGAAGCCATCCAGATCTGCACGCAGAACGGCGCGCGCTACCTCGGCATCGAGAAAGAGGTCGGGACGATCGAGGTGGGCAAGGCCGCCGACCTCATCCTGGTGAAGGGCTCACCCGACAAGAACATCGCCGACATCGAGAACGTGCAGATGGTCTTCAAGGACGGCGTCGGCTACGACCCGCAGAAGCTGGTCGACTCGGTGCGCGGGCTGGTGGGCATACGCTGA
- a CDS encoding PEGA domain-containing protein: MRLGRVMLLLAFAMLVMASRPARAQCNTDYRTTQFSETLFKENDCVRFTVAHLHVNLLLLSVVNCYGFLDITRDRIVYHSVDVPGHSMSFTRAEISETKDWDNFAHFVIKGKNYNWLHVEPRVVDNRIQVNAVDNKGLTYKASELLSFVNNFDTALARLKAELKAKEPPPPAPPPEPPKPKIARLTVNSQPGGVEVYLDGRYQGRTSERGELVVEAPPGDHELRLSLPNYKEWSQVVAFQAEYQARRDVALESAGPKPLSEKDVEEALLNGLAKVRIITLVEKYGVSFSLNAEIEGSLRAKGADSELLLSIAKNKK; the protein is encoded by the coding sequence TTGCGTCTCGGCCGCGTCATGCTGCTGCTCGCCTTCGCCATGCTCGTGATGGCGAGCCGCCCCGCGCGCGCCCAGTGCAATACCGACTACCGCACCACCCAGTTCTCCGAGACGCTCTTCAAGGAGAACGACTGCGTCCGCTTCACCGTCGCCCACCTGCACGTCAACCTGCTCCTGCTCTCGGTGGTGAACTGCTACGGCTTCCTGGACATCACGCGCGACCGCATCGTCTACCACTCCGTCGACGTTCCCGGCCACTCCATGAGCTTCACCCGCGCCGAGATCTCCGAGACCAAGGACTGGGACAACTTCGCCCACTTCGTCATCAAGGGCAAGAACTACAACTGGCTGCACGTGGAGCCGCGCGTGGTCGACAACCGCATCCAGGTCAACGCCGTCGACAACAAGGGCCTGACCTACAAGGCGAGCGAGCTGCTCAGCTTCGTCAACAACTTCGATACCGCCCTTGCGCGCCTCAAGGCGGAACTCAAAGCCAAGGAGCCGCCGCCGCCCGCCCCGCCGCCCGAGCCTCCCAAGCCGAAGATCGCGCGCCTGACCGTGAACTCGCAGCCCGGAGGGGTCGAGGTCTATCTCGACGGCCGCTACCAGGGCCGCACCAGCGAGCGCGGCGAGCTGGTCGTCGAGGCGCCGCCCGGCGACCACGAGCTCCGCCTCAGCCTGCCCAACTACAAGGAATGGTCGCAGGTCGTCGCCTTCCAGGCCGAGTACCAGGCGCGCCGCGACGTCGCGCTCGAAAGCGCCGGCCCCAAACCGCTCTCCGAGAAAGACGTGGAGGAGGCGCTCCTCAACGGCCTCGCCAAGGTCCGCATCATCACGCTGGTCGAGAAGTACGGCGTCAGCTTCTCGCTCAACGCCGAGATCGAAGGCTCGCTGCGCGCCAAGGGCGCCGACAGCGAGCTCCTGCTCTCCATCGCCAAGAATAAAAAGTAG
- the lepA gene encoding translation elongation factor 4 — protein MDRQFIRNFAIIAHIDHGKSTLADRLLELTGALTAREMHAQVLDAMDLERERGITIKAHAVRMKYVAKDGTEYQLNLIDTPGHVDFSYEVSRSLASCEGALLLVDASQGVEAQTLANAYLAINHGLEIIPVINKIDLPSADIPRVKEMIEQTIGLDASNALLVSAKTGDGVPEVLEAIVQRIPPPKGLARTHLQALIFDSWFDPYRGVVVLTRVFQGTLKMGDRIRLWSNGKIFTIEGLGVLTPKPVVIDELVAGEVGFLIANLKNVGDTKIGDTITHEDRPAIDALPGFEEIKPMVFAGLYTVDAHEHTALREALEKLRLNDSSFFFEPESSAALGFGFRCGFLGLLHMEIIQERLEREHKLDLITTAPSVRFKVTKTDGSVLEVDNPSRWPNTTEIEKVEEPVILATILTTEEFVGNILKLVEEKRGKQKAFEYVSANRVMLTYELPLVEIVLDFYDRLKSVSKGYASLDYHLSGYWESPMVKLDILVGGEAVDALSLIVHRDFAYERGRALAAKMKELIPRQMFEVAIQAAIGAKIIARETVGAIRKNVLAKCYGGDITRKRKLLEKQKEGKKRMKRIGKVDIPQEAFLAVLRVGEE, from the coding sequence ATGGACCGCCAGTTCATCCGCAATTTCGCCATCATCGCGCACATCGACCACGGGAAATCGACCCTGGCGGACCGGCTGCTGGAGCTGACGGGCGCGCTGACCGCGCGCGAGATGCACGCCCAGGTGCTGGACGCGATGGACCTGGAGCGCGAGCGCGGCATCACCATCAAGGCGCACGCCGTCCGCATGAAGTACGTGGCGAAGGACGGCACCGAGTACCAGCTCAACCTGATCGACACGCCCGGGCACGTGGACTTCAGCTACGAGGTCTCGCGCTCGCTGGCCTCGTGCGAGGGCGCGCTGCTGCTGGTCGACGCCTCGCAGGGCGTGGAGGCGCAGACGCTGGCCAACGCGTACCTCGCGATCAACCATGGCCTCGAGATCATCCCGGTCATCAACAAGATCGACCTGCCGTCGGCCGACATCCCGCGGGTGAAGGAGATGATCGAGCAGACCATCGGGCTGGACGCTTCGAACGCGCTGCTGGTCTCGGCCAAGACGGGCGACGGCGTGCCCGAGGTGCTGGAGGCGATCGTGCAGCGCATCCCGCCGCCGAAAGGCCTGGCGCGGACGCACCTGCAGGCGCTCATCTTCGACTCCTGGTTCGACCCGTACCGCGGCGTGGTGGTGCTGACGCGCGTGTTCCAGGGCACGCTGAAGATGGGCGACCGCATCCGGCTGTGGTCGAATGGCAAGATCTTCACCATCGAGGGGCTGGGCGTGCTCACCCCCAAGCCGGTGGTGATCGATGAGTTGGTCGCGGGCGAGGTCGGCTTCCTCATCGCCAACCTGAAGAACGTGGGCGACACCAAGATCGGCGACACCATCACGCACGAGGACCGGCCGGCCATCGACGCGCTGCCGGGGTTCGAAGAGATCAAGCCGATGGTGTTCGCGGGGCTTTACACGGTGGATGCGCACGAGCACACCGCGCTGCGCGAGGCGCTGGAGAAGCTGCGGCTGAATGATTCCTCCTTCTTCTTCGAGCCGGAGAGCTCGGCGGCGCTCGGCTTCGGCTTCCGCTGCGGCTTCCTGGGCCTGCTGCACATGGAGATCATCCAGGAGCGGCTGGAGCGCGAGCACAAGCTCGACCTCATCACCACGGCGCCCAGCGTGCGCTTCAAGGTGACCAAGACGGACGGCAGCGTGCTCGAGGTCGACAATCCCTCGCGCTGGCCGAACACCACCGAGATCGAGAAGGTCGAGGAGCCGGTGATCCTGGCGACCATCCTGACGACCGAAGAGTTCGTGGGGAACATCCTGAAGCTGGTGGAAGAGAAGCGCGGCAAGCAGAAGGCGTTCGAATACGTGAGCGCGAACCGCGTGATGCTGACCTACGAGCTGCCGCTGGTGGAGATCGTGCTGGATTTCTACGACCGGCTGAAGTCGGTGTCGAAGGGCTACGCGTCGCTCGACTACCACCTGTCGGGCTACTGGGAGTCGCCGATGGTGAAGCTCGACATCCTGGTGGGGGGCGAGGCGGTGGACGCGCTCTCGCTCATCGTGCATCGCGACTTCGCGTACGAGCGCGGGCGCGCGCTGGCGGCGAAGATGAAAGAGCTCATCCCGCGGCAGATGTTCGAAGTGGCGATCCAGGCGGCCATCGGCGCGAAGATCATCGCGCGCGAGACGGTGGGCGCGATCCGCAAGAACGTGCTGGCGAAGTGCTACGGCGGCGACATCACGCGCAAGCGCAAGCTGCTGGAGAAGCAGAAGGAAGGCAAGAAGCGCATGAAGCGCATCGGGAAGGTCGACATCCCGCAGGAGGCCTTCCTGGCCGTGCTGCGCGTGGGCGAAGAGTAG
- a CDS encoding energy transducer TonB has protein sequence MFDSVLLEVPRAERRRRKLALVATLAGESLVIAALVAVPLLYLDAIPGMSVHAQVLNVPLGQAPASDRDQRPEPGGGNSHGPFLGGPRPIVRNMSPALPYGPARPDFVGETIPELPSTGPSGCCGVPGGDPNGFVPPPRPVRGPEKLVLSRLDPGMIVHRVEPAYPPQAKLIRVQGEVILHAVIAKDGGVESLRVVSGHPMLVGAALEAVRQWRFRPYYLNGSPIEVEAQVTVRFVLGD, from the coding sequence ATGTTCGACTCCGTTCTGCTGGAAGTCCCGCGCGCCGAGCGCCGCCGCCGCAAGCTCGCGCTCGTCGCTACCCTCGCCGGCGAAAGCCTGGTCATCGCCGCGCTCGTCGCCGTGCCGCTGCTTTACCTCGACGCCATTCCCGGAATGTCGGTGCACGCGCAGGTCCTGAACGTACCGTTGGGCCAGGCGCCGGCATCGGATCGGGATCAGCGGCCCGAGCCGGGCGGCGGGAACAGTCATGGACCATTCCTCGGCGGTCCGAGACCGATCGTGCGCAACATGTCTCCTGCGCTGCCGTATGGTCCCGCGCGGCCTGATTTTGTCGGAGAGACGATCCCCGAATTGCCCTCCACCGGACCGAGCGGCTGTTGTGGCGTGCCCGGTGGCGATCCCAACGGATTCGTACCACCGCCGCGCCCGGTCAGGGGTCCCGAGAAGCTCGTGCTCTCGCGCCTCGACCCAGGCATGATCGTCCATCGCGTCGAGCCCGCGTATCCACCGCAAGCGAAGCTGATCCGCGTACAAGGAGAAGTCATCCTGCACGCGGTGATCGCCAAAGACGGCGGGGTTGAAAGCCTCCGCGTCGTCAGTGGCCATCCCATGCTCGTCGGAGCTGCACTCGAGGCGGTACGGCAGTGGCGCTTTCGTCCCTACTATCTCAACGGCTCACCCATCGAGGTCGAGGCGCAGGTCACCGTCCGCTTCGTCCTCGGCGACTGA
- a CDS encoding OmpH family outer membrane protein codes for MNRTHARIALALAVILSLTAFAQTTRAAASPAPASPAAPAPTKVGIINMQMAILASNEGQRDFAALQKRFDPKSVEIKTKQDEIKALQTQMQTQGDKMNEDARQSLLRQIDQKQTALKRLAEDAQKDFQTQSNDIGNAIGTKIFKTLDKWATANGFAVIIDVGNEQNTNVLWAAQGVNITQAVVEAYNTESGVPAPPKPAAGAPAAPSATRPAQPQPTPTKPR; via the coding sequence ATGAATCGCACGCACGCACGTATCGCCCTGGCCCTGGCCGTCATCCTGTCGCTCACCGCATTCGCGCAGACCACGCGCGCGGCCGCCTCGCCGGCGCCCGCTTCGCCTGCCGCCCCCGCGCCCACCAAGGTCGGCATCATCAACATGCAGATGGCCATCCTGGCTTCCAACGAGGGCCAGCGCGACTTCGCCGCCCTGCAGAAGCGCTTCGACCCCAAGAGCGTCGAGATCAAGACCAAGCAGGACGAGATCAAGGCGCTCCAGACCCAGATGCAGACCCAGGGCGACAAGATGAACGAGGACGCCCGCCAGAGCCTGCTCCGCCAGATCGACCAGAAGCAGACCGCCCTCAAGCGCCTCGCCGAAGACGCGCAGAAGGATTTCCAGACGCAGTCCAACGACATCGGCAACGCCATCGGCACCAAGATCTTCAAGACGCTCGACAAGTGGGCGACGGCCAACGGCTTCGCCGTCATCATCGACGTCGGCAACGAGCAGAACACCAACGTGCTGTGGGCCGCCCAGGGTGTGAACATCACCCAGGCCGTGGTCGAGGCCTACAACACCGAGTCCGGCGTGCCGGCGCCGCCCAAGCCCGCGGCCGGCGCTCCTGCGGCGCCTTCCGCCACGCGCCCGGCACAGCCACAGCCGACACCGACCAAGCCGCGCTAG